The window GAGCGTGGTGAGCTGTTCTGGAATGACGAACCGTCCACCCGCCAGTTGATCGAGAGCAAGCTCTCGGTCGAGGCGCAGAAGGATCCGCAGCCAGTGATCAACATCCGCGCCGACAAGACCACCAAGTACCGGCTGGTCAACGATGTGGTGAAGGTCGCCCAGGCCCAGGGCATGCGCAAGGTCGGTTTCGTCACCACCCCGCCGAAGAAAAGCCAGTAAGGAGAACCCGCCATGGCATTTGCGAATAGTTCCGGCGGCGGCGGCGCGATGGCCGACATCAACGTCACGCCCCTGGTGGACGTGTTGTTGGTGCTGCTGATCATCTTCATGGTGACCATGCCGATCCAGTCGGTACCGGTCGATGTGGATCTTCCACAGAAAACGCTCAACCCGCCGCCGCAGCCGAAGGAGCCACCGGATCCGATCCGGCTGCGCATCGATGCCGCGGGCCAGGTGTTCTGGAACGACACTCCGACGCCGGTCAATGCCCTGCAGACGATGATGAGGACCGAGGTTGAGCGCGACCCCGCGAACCAGCC of the Thermomonas carbonis genome contains:
- a CDS encoding ExbD/TolR family protein — its product is MAFSSGNDSGGPMAEINVTPLVDVMLVLLIIFMVTTPLMNHKVKVKLPEATLDKKVEPGKDKVPPVTIAVTERGELFWNDEPSTRQLIESKLSVEAQKDPQPVINIRADKTTKYRLVNDVVKVAQAQGMRKVGFVTTPPKKSQ
- a CDS encoding ExbD/TolR family protein; amino-acid sequence: MAFANSSGGGGAMADINVTPLVDVLLVLLIIFMVTMPIQSVPVDVDLPQKTLNPPPQPKEPPDPIRLRIDAAGQVFWNDTPTPVNALQTMMRTEVERDPANQPTLEIDTSDDADYGVLAKVLASAKNAEMIKIGFVQN